The stretch of DNA ATGTCTGTCCCCCTCAGCAGATACTGATGTGTGATACAATGTGTAGGTGTTGCTGCAAAATCGGTGTCAAATAATGATTGTGCACAAAAAGCCAGGAGGTTTGAGCAGGCTTGTCACTGATATTACTAATATTTCAAATAGTCACAATCattctgaatttttatttgCAGGCTTGCAGGAGCCAGGAGCCAATCTCAGTTAACATAGTATACATCCATACTATGTATACTGGTGTAACCCACACAGGAACAGCGAGAACATGCAAAAGCTGGCAGGTTAAGACCCAGAATTGTctttgtgtgatgtgatgtctaGTGTATCACCCCTAACTTTGGATTTACAGGTGAAACCCTTCAACGTTGTAACATTTGTATTTTGCTGACATTCACAATGTGAATTCACAAAGCTTCAGCAAGGTTTGTAtctcacagagaaaaaaacctaagtttaaaatcaaatgaaaagaaaacacacaaaaaagccaaaaacaaaacatacgtTTAAATTAAATGCATCATTTATGAAGCACGTTCACATTGTGAGTTACTTTAGAAAAAAACtttgtatggtagtgaatggactgagacaaatcattttttgatCCCATCTGAATTATGTCATGATTCACGTGTTTTTcaattcaaaacataatttttcaACTTGAGAGAATCGCAGTTTGtgaaaaaaaccaaactatAATCAGATTGGGAAATTACGTCATTATAAAGTCTACACAGCCAACAGTTGTAGTGATGTCTCCTCGTTAAACGCTCACCAAAACCCGTAACTTAAACATCGtacagctcacagaactgaccagCTCTCCTTTCACATTGCTGAAGTTGTCAACATGACCAGATTAATTGTGACTTTCATCTCTTTTAGTACCCTCTCTGTGCTTAGTTggtggccatgttggtgttgttgacGTGTGTAAagtgagacgatgtagttcactgagcgctCCAACGCAAAACTAGATGATATTCAACTTaaattatgaaactgtgtcttGACTaagaaaattatcttttaaattgccAAACATCTTATGTGTAGTTCCCGGCAcaatcaaaaaaatatttgtctctctccataCACCACCATATAAAGTTTTTccgaaataaggtcccatggggtTTTGTTGGAAGTGGTGAGACATCGGCTCGCAAAACACTTGCAAGTTTAAATCTATTAAACATAAATTCCTTTGGCACTTTGTATTAGAAAAAATCTgagtcatcaaataaaaatgcagaaaatttGACATTTAACCCTGTAAGAACAAATAAACAGTATATTTTCATAACAACGCAATGTTTTTTAAGTCAAGTAGCATTTTATTGTACAAGCAGAAGTCATAAGTTTCTTACAATACTTGATAAGAGGCATTAACTGAAGGCATCATAATTGCACCAAAATCAACAGTAACACGCACTGTGTGCTTATACAAGAGAAAGAAAGCTATCTACTTTACAGGGAAAAAAAGTGTTGATTTGCAACAACAGCAATGGTAGTGTCTAAACGATCATTTATCATTTGAGGACCAACTTCATTTTCCAAACACTGATTTATCTGACTACTGTATGAACTGCAATAGAGATATACCCCTTTCACATGGAAGAAACAACACAGGAAAAATCTGTTTGCCATTGGTATGAATGAGTTAACATGGGTTATCTGACCTGGTTCTGCGTCAGTCAGGATTCTGGGTCTGAGACCAATTGCTTTGGTATGAAAGGGTGAACACTTGTCACTATACACAGGTTCACTACAGCTGCTACTGACGATAACACAAAAGGTTTTGTCCTTGACAAATAGCAGCAGTGCTATCTAGAACTCTTAACCATAACCTCTGCTCCTTTGTAtcataacaataaacaaaaaatactttagACTGCATGTTAAATGCAAATGAAGACATCTACAGTTTTGACTGACCCTTCCGAAAAACATATGGCCCACACCCCTTGCTGAATATCGAGCGTAAAATAAAAGCTGTGGTGACCAatttttaaaactaaaatgtgACTAACCTGTTTAAACAAGACAACAGTCACAAGTCTTGGTCCAGCAGTCTGCTCATGGTAAATTAACTCATGGTTAATGAACATGtgttcataatctgtttttaaaccTTCAGCAAGGTTTGTATCTCACAGAGAAAAAGACCTAAagtttcaaattaaatgtgttcagcagatggaaaaaaacaaaatacaaaaacaaaacattatgtttAAAATCAAACGTATCATGGAACGTGTTAACGTGATCGCAATAATCGATACTGGGAAGAATCAGGTTATAGAACAAATCTGATTTGACATGTTTAAATGCACtttagaaatttttttttacattattcagTTGGATTTCTTTCCAAGAACGTTTTTTCACTTGCTAGAAGCACATTAGGAGCAGGGACTTGTGGAAGAGACTGGTGCTTAAGGAATGCTCAGATCACAAATGGAGAAAGAATTTCAGAATGTCGCAGACAGTAAAGGCGATAAGTGAGCATTTAACAGGCTAATTTTTATGgcaatttcagttaaatgtgaTAATGCTAGGAACAATCTGAATTTACTTAAAAGGGGTTCTATGAAACAATTCGTAGAAATGTGCAGATGGTAACATGACATGACAAGtattttaatgctgctggactgtggatttctttgtgaaggacatGAGGTCCACTAACTTAACCAATGTCAGGCTTCCACCACAATACATAAGTTGCACAAAGGCCCTTTACGGCCACTGTTTAACATCTATTTTGCTCACACccttactttttaaaatgtagagGGGATGCCACATTCAATTTTAAACCTTTCTGATACTTGTCATGCATTAACTGTGTAACAACactaaaaacaataacaaaaattgtAACCTGTAGGTTTACGGGCCAAGGTGGTAAACAGCTCACAAAAGTTACCAGGAGCAGAATTGCTATGCTTCTGTAAGATGCAATCAACACGAATAGGACAAAGTGTAATAAagcaaatgatcaaaataataAGGCAATCTGATCTTCACAACTGGatattaatgttaaaaatatccagatAAAAGTGTAAAACAAATTAATACAAATGAGACCAATGCTGCGCATTTTACCTCAAATTAGAGTACATCAAATATGATCAAGTACTAAAATGTTCTACACAGTTGCAGTATAGTGATATAAAAATACAACCAAACTTTTCggcagtttgttaaaaaaacaaatctataaATGAAGATAATGGACATTTATCGACAGAATCctcaaagaacaaaaaatatgttttcaatatttaagtgAGAGGTATACAAACAGAGCTCCTAAATCTCTAACATCAGCAAGGAAGGTAAGTCATGACTGCTGCAGGCTATTAGGGGCCATCTACAATTTAGGCTACTGGCTAAAGCAAGAATATTATACAATTAGGCCAGGCATTTGGGAATTATGTAAAGCAAGTCAACACATATGTTGGAGGGACTAGCTGCAAAGATTTGCTGGTAGtttttcaatttcagttttGATCATCAAAATTGATACAAATGCTACTGAAAACAGTACAGACAGAAATAGATGTCCATGTGAGTTttgatgtaaataaaaataaaaatcccacTCAAAATGTAAAGTCACTGAGGCTACCTTTGCCCAGTGCAGGGTGGGGAATGCCCTGTTAACGATGGGAGTTCGTTACTTTCACCTGTTTCCCAAATGCTGTGTTTGAAACTGTTGAAGTCTATTAGGGTGTCATGTAGGCTAACTGCCACGGACAATGACTTGTGGCAAATTGCAAATCCTGGCAAAATATTGTTCACATTTACTGAATGATCACAcatctaaaaacacaaacatttctagAAATAACCTGTGATGATCTGACAAATTGACAGTGTTATATATCTGACTATGTTACATACGTAGATGCAATCTAACCATACTCAACATTAAAATCTGCTTTGCCTGACCCAAAGCTACAGTTCAAACACCCTTAGTTCAACctattttgtttatattcatGCAACAGCACACCAGGAGCTTGGTCTGATGGACTTGATTCTGAATATTTCAAGAGCTTCTTAAAAAGTGTGACTCAAAGAAAGGCAGGGCAGTTTGTCAACATCCATATGGCTAGTGAGACCAAGGTTCACTGACAGTACTCACATCTGCTGAATTCTTGAGCCACATATAATTTGAGGCTAAATCCACATTTATCACACACATAAAATCTCACTGATCATGTATTGTCTTCTAGCGAGTcctttttacaaatatttacagGGATAGATAAACAGGACCATCCCACTCTGTGTTTGGATTAAGAGTCTCTGGTTCCTGTCCAACACTTTGTTTGGAGGCGACCGGATGCCCTCTTCTTTTCATTGACTGAATTGAGTTATGTACATAGTATTTGACTTCCCGCCATGTTCTGTTGTTTAGAGCAGGTTCAGCAGCTAAACATGCATCACAATCCTTTTTGCCTGGCACTTTGACCAGTTTACAAAAGTCTCCAAATTGACGCCTCACAGCTGCCTGTTCCTCCTCACTCCATAACCTCTTGATTCTCTTTTGAGGCTTGGCAGCTGAAGTCACCGCAGGGGACATTGGTGAACTTTCCTGTACCACTCGTGTTCTGTCAGGAACGCTGGGTCTATGGACTGTTGGGACAACCTGTGCAGTTGGAGGGGCCCTCGGTGGGTTTGCTGGGTAAGCTGGTGCACTTGAATGGTTTAGAGGTGTAAATGAAGAAATGATAGGTCTAGGATTTAGTGTTGAGAATGCAGGGACCATTGGTGAGCTTGGAGTATTCAATGGTGTGAATGTAGACACCATTGAGGTACTTGGTGCATTAAGGGCGCTAAAAGTAGGAATCATTTGTGAACTTGTAGTGTCTTGTGGTGCATACACAGAAGGGGGCAAAATACTTGTGGCATTCTGTGTGTAAGGAGGAGACATTGGCATCATCATGTTCTCTGATGTGTATACAGGAGGCATTAGTGCATTTGTAGTGTTGTGCGGAGTAAATGTAGGAACCACTTGTGTATCAGTAGCATTCAATGGTGTGAAAGTAGAAATTAATGGTTGACTAGTATGGACCATGTCTGTACTAGTTGAACACAAAGTAGCATAAGTTGGAGTCAACTCTGTGGGGAATGGTGTTGATGATTCTCTCAGGTTGGTTTGTGGTGCCATTGTCATACAACAATTTGTACTTAGGTGATCAGGATGCACTGTTGTCAGACTGCAGACAACATTCTCGTCTTCCAAATCTTTCTTTGAGGTTTGAACTCCAGGCTTTGGGCTCTCATCTGCAGTCCCCTCAGACTTATTTCTCCTCCGTATTGTCTGTAGTGTGTTGTGAACATAGTTTTTGACATCTGTCCAAGATCTTCCACCAAGATCTGGTTCAGCAGCTATACAAGCATTGCACTCCTTTTTGCCTGGAACCTTCATTGTTGTGATGAATTCACACAAGTAACGCTTCACTGCAGCCTGCTCCTTCTCACTCCAAGGCCTTCTCTTCAATGCCGACTTCTGTGCAGTTCCTAAGAAGATAAAAGTGTATTAAATCATCATTTTAGTGTAAAACACAATGTTCAATAAAGTTACATTGCAATACACCCTAAATTTAAAAATCATACAAAATTTaaactgttgtgtttgacaGTTCATTTTTGACCATGGAAAAAGCAAAATTTTGTTTTGTACGCTGCTATTTGCAAGATAGTTTGAAACTGTCAAAAAATCCTGAACAAACAATTAAGTGTATCTAGAGCGGGGACTGTTTGGCAACTGCCGTTTCAAAGATCAACAACAAACTGTCAAGACCTAAAAAGTTTTGGATAATGGGAAGTTTAAACATCTATTGTTCCATGTCAATGAGAAAACTGCATCTGCTGATTAACAAGCAATTCAGTGTGCCTGAGTGGAGATTGTTAAGTAAAATTTAAACTATACTTCGAGAGCACTGGCTATTTGCCATCCAACCGTTGTAATCAAAGAACACATTAATGCAAAAGGATCCATAGGAGCAAAAGGTAATCACCGTCTCTAGCAGTACTGGGTGGACTTGATGGCAGTGTTCGTTCTATCTTGAGAAGTTGTTTGCTCACTTCCTCCAGctgtgatgcattttttgagAGCCTATAACACTCCTGGCTGCTCCTTCCGACCAGTTTGGCCACTTGATCCAATTCGTGTTCACTGAGGCTCATTATCTGCCAGCAGCTGGCAATTTGCTCTCTTAATGATGAAGACAGAAGTGCTTCGGGGTTTTTAACTCCACATTCCATTGCGGCCCGTCGAAAACAGTCCAATCCTCTAATGAAGGATGGGCCTTCAGTCCTTGCAAACAGGTATGGGTTATTTTTGGACACACCTGCTTGATCTCGATTTTCAATGAGTAAATCAACTGACAAAACCATCCTTTCTGTTAGCAGAACCAGCATGTTCCTTCCATACTGACCTTCAAGTTCCAACCTGGTGAAATTGGCACCAAGGTCCAGCTCCAATTTAGTGCATTTCCTTATTTGATCTGCAGAGGGCACAAATGTTCCCAGACTCTTTTTGTGAGTATAGGTTTGCAAGAGTAATCTACCAATATTTCCTACCCTTCCTCtgttaaacagacacacatccGCTAGAGTGGCCTCGCTGAGCTTTTTCCATGTTGACAGACTAGGACTGTCTTTCAGCTCTTTTCTCGCTTCATCTTCTTCCCTTGTGATAAACCTGTGGAGTTTTATCAAATCTTCCGTCACAGTTGATTTGTCTACTTCCACTTTTTTGACCTCTTGTTTGAGAGATAATGCAAGTGCTTTGCGTGAAAAACTCTCACTCCATTTTGTATCAAGAAGCTGTATGAACTTTTTCACCTCACTTTCAGTTTCACTGTCCTCCGTCATCCGACTTTCCCCAAAAGCTATTTCTGCAGCTCGTTTCAAAGAGTAGCCAATCTTCGAGACGAGTGAAACCGTTTTAAATTTACTGGAACTGGGATCAAATCCACTCACTTTTTTGGCCCCTTCAACAGCTAATTCAAATCTGGATGGTAGACAAACTTCATGCAAATACTTAACGCTCTTGTCAAGCTCATGTACAGCAAGCACAAATCTACCTAGTTCCCTCATCTTTTGTGCAATATATGCAAACTGAGACTTGTCATGGTCATACTTAGCAGACAAGGCATTGCCATATTTACAAATAAGTGGGTCATTTCTGATATGCCTTGAAATATCATCTTGATGCATGATGTGTATGATTTCCTCACAACGTTCAGTTAAGAACTCAGACATTGGAAGCAGCCGAGAGGCGGCACTGTGGACTCCGCTTCTGTTTGTCCTTTCAGAGGATTTCTGATCTCCCTTTCTGGCCTTACATGACCTCTCATGTCTCCATAAGTCAGTTTTGCGATAAAAAGCAAAGCAGTGCTGACAAGGCAGGAAGTCACGTACCGAAATGCTGGGATTTTTCACCTGCTTCTTTGTGACAATTTCCCCCTCACCACTTTTGAGAACTTTGAAATTATGTTCATAGTCTCCTTTATTTCGGATTTGGTCAAGCAAAGTCTGTCTGACTTTGGAACCTTTGGGAAAGTGTATTGCATGGGCAACATCTGTCTCTTCTGCATGTTTCCTTTCCAAATGCTTTGCAAGTTGGGTAAAAGCCATTTTGCAATATAAACAGAAGTGCTTTTTGCATGATTCTTTTTTCTCATCATCCACTGGGGTTGGTTTTGTTTCAAGCACTTTTTTGCAGGTCCTTAAACTGGATCGCGTTGGTTGTTTCCTCTCCACATTTTTCCTGCGACGCCTTGATCGTCTTTTAGCAATCCCCTTTGTTTCTGACTTTAACAGAACTTGTTCTGTACTATCTGACTGACCTGCCACAACATCCTCTGCCTCATCACCTGACTCATTTGCTTTCTTGGGGGAACTTTGTATGTTAGCTaagccatttttttctgttttgtcactGTCCCTTGTCAGGATCCCTTCTGCATTTCTGGCTGGATTTGAATGATCAAAGTTCAAACTCATTTTACTTGATAAACCACCTTTTGTGTTGTCTGAGATCTTGTCTTCTTGTGCTTGCTTCTGGTCTTCCTCTCCTTGACTTTCCTGCATGGTAGCTGAATCACAAGCAGTGTATTCGGATTCAGTTATATCCCTCCCACATGTTTGGATCATTTCCTGTTCCTTCACCGTCACTAGCTCAGTGTTTGTACTGGCAGGGCAGCTTGGAATTTTTTCGCCATCGTTTGGGCCATCCAAATCTTGTGGGATAATCTCATTTATTGTTGGAGTACCCTCTTCATTTTGTGCACTGTCAAGGTTAGAGGTCAACTTAAGAGCATCACTTGAACTCCTCTCTTCACTTGAACTCCTCTCTCCTTCAAATGACTTCGTCTCACCAATAGTACAAGCCTGCAAAAGAACAAGTATATGTAAGACTCATCGCCAAATCAGACCTCATGAATATTTTGATTTGGTGAACTTACAAGACAGATCCATTAgaacataaatgtgtgtgtgtgtatgtgtgtgtatgcgtgtgtgtggtgaggGTGGTTTGACTTTTGGTTGTTAAGTGGTGGTAATAAGCTATACTTTTTTGCTATTGCCTTGTTAAAATCCTGTGCACATTTTTCAGTTGCTGTTTACACATCAGCACCTTGGCAATGCCCCATAAAGATTCAGGCTCATTCAAACAGAAGTCAACGTGATGGCCACACATCACCTTTTAGCCCAACATCAGTATCAGAAGACCCCTGACAACTCTCAAATCTCCAGTACAAAAACCACATGTGACCCATTCAAGAATAGTTAATGGCTTTATTGGATCAAGCAGCGTTTTGACATTGTAATTGTCTAACCAAGTATATGTCGTCATGGGGTGTTGGATGAAATGCTACATGGAGAGAACATAATAGTATGCACTGACACTAGACCTACATTCATGGCTTGcaatcaaaacaaataattatatTACTTTTGATGGCatatacaaaatatttaaactaaCCGTTGCTGTGTTTTACAGTAAAATCTATGAAAGTAGTGATTCAACACAACATGTCTTCAAAGTggcttaaaaataaaaaaatgaaaaaaaaaaaaaaaattcaaatatatataaaataataaaccaTTACAGATTCCAGGACCCGGCCAAGTACAAATGGCAAAACATGGGAACATTTTCATTGTGTCTGGCCATTCACAACATtaagtttttcttttggttgtcATCTATGCTTTAAAACGTTTAATTGTAaggtaaaaatgaaataaaatcctgAATACATGGAAAGTTACTGCCGATGGGGGTGCACATGTTGTTCtatgatcatgattatgatacaTGTTCTGAAAGCACAGTTTGTACCTGCTTCAAAGGGTTCATCTTGTCCTGTAACTTCGTGTGTTCAGTATCTTCTTCCATTGGCTTGTTCTCTGCAAGGTAAAATGACACCACAGTCTCTAATGCGCAATAATTATAATGAGTATACAGCATGATGAATTCATATTAGATTCAAGTTACCAATGTACACACAGTTACACCTAAATAAACAACTTACATAAACCAGttaatgttttatataataaccTAGCTTAACTTAAGATGCTACGAGCAGTGAGTAAACAGATTGAAGAGCATCTCAAGTCATCCAGAGAGAAGCAGTAAGATCTCATAACAGAGCTCTGGTGGAAATTTTCAT from Sparus aurata chromosome 9, fSpaAur1.1, whole genome shotgun sequence encodes:
- the mphosph8 gene encoding M-phase phosphoprotein 8 isoform X2, whose amino-acid sequence is MLYTHYNYCALETVVSFYLAENKPMEEDTEHTKLQDKMNPLKQACTIGETKSFEGERSSSEERSSSDALKLTSNLDSAQNEEGTPTINEIIPQDLDGPNDGEKIPSCPASTNTELVTVKEQEMIQTCGRDITESEYTACDSATMQESQGEEDQKQAQEDKISDNTKGGLSSKMSLNFDHSNPARNAEGILTRDSDKTEKNGLANIQSSPKKANESGDEAEDVVAGQSDSTEQVLLKSETKGIAKRRSRRRRKNVERKQPTRSSLRTCKKVLETKPTPVDDEKKESCKKHFCLYCKMAFTQLAKHLERKHAEETDVAHAIHFPKGSKVRQTLLDQIRNKGDYEHNFKVLKSGEGEIVTKKQVKNPSISVRDFLPCQHCFAFYRKTDLWRHERSCKARKGDQKSSERTNRSGVHSAASRLLPMSEFLTERCEEIIHIMHQDDISRHIRNDPLICKYGNALSAKYDHDKSQFAYIAQKMRELGRFVLAVHELDKSVKYLHEVCLPSRFELAVEGAKKVSGFDPSSSKFKTVSLVSKIGYSLKRAAEIAFGESRMTEDSETESEVKKFIQLLDTKWSESFSRKALALSLKQEVKKVEVDKSTVTEDLIKLHRFITREEDEARKELKDSPSLSTWKKLSEATLADVCLFNRGRVGNIGRLLLQTYTHKKSLGTFVPSADQIRKCTKLELDLGANFTRLELEGQYGRNMLVLLTERMVLSVDLLIENRDQAGVSKNNPYLFARTEGPSFIRGLDCFRRAAMECGVKNPEALLSSSLREQIASCWQIMSLSEHELDQVAKLVGRSSQECYRLSKNASQLEEVSKQLLKIERTLPSSPPSTARDGTAQKSALKRRPWSEKEQAAVKRYLCEFITTMKVPGKKECNACIAAEPDLGGRSWTDVKNYVHNTLQTIRRRNKSEGTADESPKPGVQTSKKDLEDENVVCSLTTVHPDHLSTNCCMTMAPQTNLRESSTPFPTELTPTYATLCSTSTDMVHTSQPLISTFTPLNATDTQVVPTFTPHNTTNALMPPVYTSENMMMPMSPPYTQNATSILPPSVYAPQDTTSSQMIPTFSALNAPSTSMVSTFTPLNTPSSPMVPAFSTLNPRPIISSFTPLNHSSAPAYPANPPRAPPTAQVVPTVHRPSVPDRTRVVQESSPMSPAVTSAAKPQKRIKRLWSEEEQAAVRRQFGDFCKLVKVPGKKDCDACLAAEPALNNRTWREVKYYVHNSIQSMKRRGHPVASKQSVGQEPETLNPNTEWDGPVYLSL
- the mphosph8 gene encoding M-phase phosphoprotein 8 isoform X1 translates to MDAETDKVEPADSEQDEEEDVYEVERIIDMRVEEGEVLYRVRWKNYCSDDDTWEPEAHLEDCREVLLSFKKNMAEVKSKKEAEPKKTVKVLPTKSDVFDADSESDGDKDRPTESPIKKKKKTKIREEEPPPKEKKKKNKDKRKEEIRPLPAPETDEDEEEEDEEEEERPSTPPSPSKEKKTESKKRLVDSDDEEDEPVPPKKQKKDKGKEGGKHRKEKGDEGKKKKGKKERKIETSEDEATAPLEDYLSDGPSESQMDATASTEAAVKSADKSRLDESRQKKGKWEVKLQGIKDLIHDKKSRKPDAATKEISLQKLKSLTSKGKDESAPHSDSSDSSILHRKAKSKGQESSSVPPKVPSSSTSSSSSSSVTAASSSKGKEEEVAKEEVLGQKDATGSTNLFEKFLLNCEAKDRAPRRQPVHQPTPEKSSSKSTKIIGKIEKIPKTNKDSPGQKPEPKKTEKNKPSDVPRPGQSYGFNLDSEEREGDEPTAKQRPGEEPRERRERQEETQRPGWERRTPTDERRKRREDSEPRLFMACDDNQDTQDTPEGADKPDKGQATLSLGMDLNLDWMTLDDFQKHLNGEDEILSAPPLSPSELRDAVKNGNYMAVKLALNSKEDYNLDQEACTIGETKSFEGERSSSEERSSSDALKLTSNLDSAQNEEGTPTINEIIPQDLDGPNDGEKIPSCPASTNTELVTVKEQEMIQTCGRDITESEYTACDSATMQESQGEEDQKQAQEDKISDNTKGGLSSKMSLNFDHSNPARNAEGILTRDSDKTEKNGLANIQSSPKKANESGDEAEDVVAGQSDSTEQVLLKSETKGIAKRRSRRRRKNVERKQPTRSSLRTCKKVLETKPTPVDDEKKESCKKHFCLYCKMAFTQLAKHLERKHAEETDVAHAIHFPKGSKVRQTLLDQIRNKGDYEHNFKVLKSGEGEIVTKKQVKNPSISVRDFLPCQHCFAFYRKTDLWRHERSCKARKGDQKSSERTNRSGVHSAASRLLPMSEFLTERCEEIIHIMHQDDISRHIRNDPLICKYGNALSAKYDHDKSQFAYIAQKMRELGRFVLAVHELDKSVKYLHEVCLPSRFELAVEGAKKVSGFDPSSSKFKTVSLVSKIGYSLKRAAEIAFGESRMTEDSETESEVKKFIQLLDTKWSESFSRKALALSLKQEVKKVEVDKSTVTEDLIKLHRFITREEDEARKELKDSPSLSTWKKLSEATLADVCLFNRGRVGNIGRLLLQTYTHKKSLGTFVPSADQIRKCTKLELDLGANFTRLELEGQYGRNMLVLLTERMVLSVDLLIENRDQAGVSKNNPYLFARTEGPSFIRGLDCFRRAAMECGVKNPEALLSSSLREQIASCWQIMSLSEHELDQVAKLVGRSSQECYRLSKNASQLEEVSKQLLKIERTLPSSPPSTARDGTAQKSALKRRPWSEKEQAAVKRYLCEFITTMKVPGKKECNACIAAEPDLGGRSWTDVKNYVHNTLQTIRRRNKSEGTADESPKPGVQTSKKDLEDENVVCSLTTVHPDHLSTNCCMTMAPQTNLRESSTPFPTELTPTYATLCSTSTDMVHTSQPLISTFTPLNATDTQVVPTFTPHNTTNALMPPVYTSENMMMPMSPPYTQNATSILPPSVYAPQDTTSSQMIPTFSALNAPSTSMVSTFTPLNTPSSPMVPAFSTLNPRPIISSFTPLNHSSAPAYPANPPRAPPTAQVVPTVHRPSVPDRTRVVQESSPMSPAVTSAAKPQKRIKRLWSEEEQAAVRRQFGDFCKLVKVPGKKDCDACLAAEPALNNRTWREVKYYVHNSIQSMKRRGHPVASKQSVGQEPETLNPNTEWDGPVYLSL